A stretch of DNA from Saccharospirillum mangrovi:
AACCGGGCCTGAAAGGCAAATTGGTGAAAAAACGAGCAATATCAGACAGTTGTCGAACATCGCTCAGAAAGCGGGTTAAAACCGGCCAGATCAGCGACTTTAGGCCCATTTCATGCGGCTAAAAAGTACTTTACATCCGATTTGGCTTCGCTAAAGTGAGCTTTGTAAAAGATTGTCGCAATACTTATAAGCAAGACCCCCGGTGATACTTTGCAGTTCCCTGAACAGGTTGCGCGTAAGTAAGACGTTATCTTTACCGGCGACGACCGTCTGGATTTGCTCTGGCTCGGGCGCTGTCGTAACAAATCGCATCCTCTTCCAGGAGTAAAGCTATGTCTGTACAGACCGGCAAAGTGAAATGGTTTAACGAGACCAAAGGCTTCGGTTTTATCGAAGTGGAAGGCGGCAAAGACGTCTTCGTACACTTCAGTGCCATCAAGGGTGACGGCTTCCGCACTCTGGCAGAAGGCCAAGCGGTTCAGTTCACCATCACTGAAGGCCAAAAAGGCCCCCAGGCTTCTGACGTAGAAGTCATCTAAACTTGCTGAACCGCATCGCGGTTAGCCCAAATTGATAAAAGGTCGCTTACAGCGGCCTTTTTTGTGCCCGATGGTTTTTCGCTTTGAGCGTAAGCCCTTCAAGGAAACCCTATGAACGCTCGCCAACGACTGTTTTCCCTGCTGCTGGCTATCGTCACGCTGGCTGGTTGTGCCAGCAAACACCCGGCCGTGGAACCTGCCGATTTATCGCAACTGGTGGTGTTTGATTGCCAGAGCCTGGCGCTCAGTCTGGTGCCAACCCGCGACGACGAAGCGCTGCTGTATTTACCGGATCGGCTGGTGACGGTGCGCCATCAACCGGCCGCATCGGGCGTGTTGTATTTAGGCGACGGTTTGATGTTCTGGAGCAAAGGCGACTCGGCGCAATTGCGAATTGACGACCAGCCACAGCGGGCCTGTGAACTCAGCACTTTGCGCCAGCCGCGCGATCGCCAGGGCCGCTATCCGATTGATTTTCGTGCCACTGGCAATGAACCGGGCTGGTTACTGGAGTTGAGTCATGCCGAGATTCGGTTGCTGACAGACTACGGTCAGTCTCGCACCGTCATGCCGTTGCCAACACCGGAGGTTGACGGTCAAACGTTGATCTACCGTGCGAACAGACGATCCACCAACCTGGTATTGCACCTGGAGCCGATGGCGTGCCAGGACACCATGAGTGATGAAACCTTTGAGTGGACTGTTGAGGTGACTCTGAACGGCCAATCATTACAAGGCTGTGGTCGGCCGCTAACCGACCACTGGCATTGAATGGAATTAATGCCCTGTGCTCAGCGGGCGGATGTCACGCGATGGGCTGGACGGATTGGCGTCTGAATCCAGTTCCAG
This window harbors:
- a CDS encoding cold-shock protein; protein product: MSVQTGKVKWFNETKGFGFIEVEGGKDVFVHFSAIKGDGFRTLAEGQAVQFTITEGQKGPQASDVEVI
- a CDS encoding COG3650 family protein, which produces MNARQRLFSLLLAIVTLAGCASKHPAVEPADLSQLVVFDCQSLALSLVPTRDDEALLYLPDRLVTVRHQPAASGVLYLGDGLMFWSKGDSAQLRIDDQPQRACELSTLRQPRDRQGRYPIDFRATGNEPGWLLELSHAEIRLLTDYGQSRTVMPLPTPEVDGQTLIYRANRRSTNLVLHLEPMACQDTMSDETFEWTVEVTLNGQSLQGCGRPLTDHWH